In one Gossypium hirsutum isolate 1008001.06 chromosome D09, Gossypium_hirsutum_v2.1, whole genome shotgun sequence genomic region, the following are encoded:
- the LOC107891739 gene encoding coatomer subunit zeta-1, which translates to MELCPLVKNILLLDSEGKRIAVKYYSDDWPTNAAKEAFEKAVFAKTQKTNARTDAEITMFDNYVVVYKFVQDLHFFVTGGENENEIILAAVLQGFYDAVGLLLRGTVDKKEALENLDLILLCLDEIVDGGIILETDANVIAGKVASHSMDAGAPLSEQTITQALATAREHLTRSLLK; encoded by the exons ATG GAATTGTGTCCTTTAGTTAAAAACATTCTTCTTTTGGATTCCGAAGGTAAACGTATAGCTGTTAAGTATTATTCAGATGATTGGCCTACCAATGCTGCTAAGGAAGCTTTTGAGAAAGCTGTGTTTGCTAAAACCCAAAAGACTAATGCCCGTACAGATG CTGAGATAACAATGTTTGATAATTATGTTGTCGTATACAAGTTTGTTCAAGACCTTCACTTTTTTGTTACCGGAGGTGAAAATGAAAACGAGATTATCTTGGCTGCAGTACTCCAGGGTTTCTATGATGCAGTTGGACTTCTCCTCAG AGGCACTGTGGACAAGAAGGAAGCACTGGAGAACTTGGATCTTATTTTGTTATGCCTCGATGAGATTGTTGACGGCGG CATCATTCTCGAAACTGATGCAAATGTTATCGCCGGAAAGGTTGCTAGTCATAGCATGGATGCCGGAGCTCCTTTGTCTGAACAG ACGATAACTCAAGCATTGGCAACCGCACGGGAACATCTTACAAGATCCCTCCTCAAGTAA
- the LOC107891738 gene encoding integumentary mucin C.1: protein MQDMGCRLLQFLSIFLFHIFLCSGSSVSGKPPPQEINQKPKQSIRMLFAPSISTTILDGVPIVNPTTPGTTPNPTSPSTPITNPTTPTSPDTNPTPTLPDTNPTPTLPDTNPAPTGPTTTPPTGPTMTPPTGTTTTPPTGTTTSPGTSGGSWCVANQGASPTALQVALDYACGYGGADCSAIQTGGSCYEPNTIQNHASYAFNDYYQKHPDPTSCVFGGAAQLSNTDPSTGNCHFSASSSTGGSPPSNTTPPTTMSPPSTTTMAPPFGMTPPTFTGTGGDTGFEPTGLPNSAISVSFRFWPIVATISLVWSFITANKL, encoded by the exons ATGCAAGACATGGGTTGTAGGCTTCTTCAGTTTCTATCAATCTTTCTCTTCCATATTTTCCTCTGTTCAG GTTCAAGTGTTTCAGGCAAACCTCCTCCGCAAGAAATCaatcaaaaaccaaaacaaaGCATTCGGATGCTGTTTGCCCCTTCAATATCCACAACAATACTAGACGGTGTCCCCATTGTTAACCCAACAACTCCGGGAACCACTCCAAACCCAACATCCCCCTCGACACCGATTACAAACCCTACTACCCCGACATCACCGGACACAAATCCAACTCCAACATTACCAGACACCAATCCGACTCCAACATTACCGGACACAAATCCAGCTCCCACCGGCCCTACCACGACTCCTCCGACTGGCCCTACCATGACTCCTCCAACTGGGACAACCACAACTCCTCCAACAGGGACAACCACGAGTCCAGGAACATCGGGAGGGAGTTGGTGTGTTGCAAACCAAGGTGCTTCACCAACTGCATTACAAGTAGCTCTAGATTATGCTTGTGGCTATGGTGGTGCAGATTGCTCTGCAATTCAAACTGGCGGAAGTTGTTAtgaacctaacacaattcaaaatcATGCTTCCTATGCTTTCAATGATTATTACCAGAAGCACCCAGATCCGACAAGCTGTGTTTTCGGAGGGGCAGCACAGCTTAGTAACACTGATCCAA GTACTGGAAATTGTCATTTCTCGGCATCCTCGTCGACAGG TGGGAGTCCACCCTCCAACACGACACCACCAACCACCATGTCCCCACCAAGTACTACCACCATGGCTCCACCCTTTGGCATGACCCCGCCAACATTTACTGGAACAGGTGGAGACACGGGTTTCGAACCGACCGGACTCCCGAACTCAGCCATCTCTGTGTCATTCCGATTTTGGCCAATCGTCGCGACGATAAGTCTGGTGTGGTCGTTTATCACTGCAAACAAACTCTAG
- the LOC107891737 gene encoding cold-regulated 413 inner membrane protein 2, chloroplastic: MVTISISPVAAQSLYIRNARNVPFIPLRNAPFRATTKLSTLAHSSGSISFSPLRFLIKDKEIKKKKKSRGSSAVCYAAPLSRLSLQWISAISSAVLFFTKGTVIRKQFLVPLIAIQAPTSIISWMKGEYGIWAAFLGLLVRLFFFIPGELELPFLALLLVIVAPLHVMNLRGTQQGAIISLVIAAYLAYQHFSGAGSLQRAFDQGSIIATVGIVCITVVSCLLLI; the protein is encoded by the exons ATGGTGACAATTTCAATCTCTCCAGTAGCGGCTCAATCTCTTTACATTCGCAATGCACGAAATGTACCCTTTATTCCTCTTCGAAACGCACCGTTTCGAGCTACTACGAAGCTTTCTACTCTCGCTCACTCTTCTGGTTCGATCAGTTTCAGTCCTCTAAG ATTTTTGATTAAGGATAaggaaataaagaagaaaaagaagagtagAGGATCGAGTGCGGTTTGCTACGCTGCTCCTCTCTCACGTCTTAGTCTCCAGTGGATCTCCGCCATATCTTCTGC ggttttatttttcacaaaaggAACAGTGATTCGGAAACAATTTCTTGTTCCATTGATAGCAATTCAAGCTCCTACAAGTATCATTTCATGGATGAA GGGTGAATATGGTATTTGGGCAGCATTCTTGGGACTGCTAGTTCGTCTCTTCTTCTTCATTCCTG GTGAACTTGAGTTGCCATTTCTAGCATTACTCTTGGTGATTGTGGCCCCTCTCCATGTAATGAACTTAAG GGGAACACAACAAGGCGCTATCATTTCCTTGGTGATTGCAGCGTATTTGGCTTACCAGCATTTCTCAGGTGCTGGCAGCTTGCAGAGAGCATTTGACCAAGGTTCAATTATTGCCACTGTTGGCATTGTTTGCATCACTGTTGTCTCCTGCTTGCTTTTGATATGA
- the LOC107891735 gene encoding 60S ribosomal protein L32-1 isoform X1, with amino-acid sequence MAVPLLSKKIVKKRVTKFKRPQSDRKISVKTNWRRPKGIDSRVRRKFKGYTLMPNIGYGSDKKTRHYLPNGFKKFVVHNVGELKLLMMHNRTYCAEIAHDVSTKKRKEIVERAAQLDVLVTNKLARLRSQEDE; translated from the exons ATGGCGGTGCCGCTTCTAAGTAAGAAGATCGTGAAGAAGAGGGTCACGAAGTTTAAGAGACCCCAGAGCGATCGCAAAATCTCCGTCAag ACAAACTGGCGAAGACCGAAGGGTATTGATTCTCGTGTAAGAAGAAAGTTCAAGGGCTATACTTTGATGCCTAATATCGGCTATGGTTCAGACAAGAAGACACGTCACTATCTACCTAATGGCTTTAAGAAATTTGTTGTACACAATGTTGGAGAGCTCAAACTGTTGATGATGCACAACAG GACATACTGTGCAGAGATTGCACATGATGTTTCaacaaagaagagaaaagagatcgtTGAACGAGCAGCCCAGCTCGATGTTCTGGTTACTAACAAGCTTGCGAGGTTGCGCAGCCAAGAGGATGAATGA
- the LOC107891735 gene encoding 60S ribosomal protein L32-1 isoform X2, with translation MVYSDIDITNWRRPKGIDSRVRRKFKGYTLMPNIGYGSDKKTRHYLPNGFKKFVVHNVGELKLLMMHNRTYCAEIAHDVSTKKRKEIVERAAQLDVLVTNKLARLRSQEDE, from the exons ATGGTATATTCTGACATTGATATA ACAAACTGGCGAAGACCGAAGGGTATTGATTCTCGTGTAAGAAGAAAGTTCAAGGGCTATACTTTGATGCCTAATATCGGCTATGGTTCAGACAAGAAGACACGTCACTATCTACCTAATGGCTTTAAGAAATTTGTTGTACACAATGTTGGAGAGCTCAAACTGTTGATGATGCACAACAG GACATACTGTGCAGAGATTGCACATGATGTTTCaacaaagaagagaaaagagatcgtTGAACGAGCAGCCCAGCTCGATGTTCTGGTTACTAACAAGCTTGCGAGGTTGCGCAGCCAAGAGGATGAATGA
- the LOC107891734 gene encoding alpha,alpha-trehalose-phosphate synthase [UDP-forming] 1 isoform X2, giving the protein MPGNKYSSSNLPGTPRTRLERLLRERELKRFSRDFNEGEGARTSHDGGARQDFQASKQRLLVVANRLPVSAVKHGDSWQLEMSAGGLVSALLGVTEFDTRWIGWAGINVPDESGQKTLTEALAAKNCIPVFIEEEIAHQYYNGYCNNTLWPLFHYLGLPQEDHLATTRNFKSQFEAYTKANQCFADVVSKHYEEGDAVWCHDYHLMFLPKYLKERNSDMKVGWFLHTPFPSSEIHRMLPSRSELLKSVLSADLVGFHTYDYARHFVSACTRILGLEGTPEGVEDQGKLTRVAVFPVGIDPDRFIQALELPQVKDIVKELKQRFAGYKVLLGVDRLDMIKGIPQKILAFEKFLEENPDWRHKVVLLQIAVPTRTHVLKYKQLTSQVHEIVGRINGRFGSFSSVPIHHLDCTLDFHTLCAIYAITDVALVTSLRDGMNLVSYEFVACQAANKGVLILSEFAGAAQSLGAGAILVNPWNVAEVASSIGYALNMSADEREKRHHHNFLHVTTHTSQGWAETFVSELNETIVEAQLRSRQIPPPLPIEAAVDRYACSNNRLLILGFDATLTEPLDALWRKGNQIKELKHKIRSDLREPLRKLCDDPKTTVLVLSGSNRNALDNNFGDFNLWLAAENGIFLRATMGEWMMTMPENTSMDWVDSVKHVFEYFTQRTPRSHFELRETSLIWDYRYSDAEFGRLQARDLLMHLWTGPISNLSLDVVQGSQSIEVRSVGVTKGAAIDRILGEIVHNKGMKEPIDYVLCMGHFLAKDEDIYSYFELMLPSETPTSSSSQVPTPFGTPTAGSSAAPLKKQHSLSPGKKSSFIGDSMLDPMMGADRMSLLEGSSLINLQAENYFSCSVARKRSKSRYLLRSSDEVLELLRGMANHC; this is encoded by the exons ATGCCAGGGAACAAATATAGCTCTAGTAATCTCCCTGGTACACCAAGAACAAGATTGGAAAGGCTTCTTAGAGAAAGGGAGTTAAAGAGATTCAGCAGGGATTTTAATGAAGGGGAAG GTGCAAGGACTTCACATGATGGAGGTGCAAGGCAAGATTTTCAGGCTTCCAAACAACGTTTGTTGGTGGTTGCTAATAGGCTGCCAGTTTCGGCAGTTAAGCATGGGGATTCTTGGCAACTTGAGATGAGTGCTGGAGGCTTAGTTAGTGCACTTCTTG GTGTGACGGAATTTGACACCAGATGGATTGGTTGGGCTGGCATAAATGTCCCTGATGAAAGTGGACAAAAGACATTAACTGAAGCTTTAGCTGCAAAG AACTGCATACCGGTGTTTATTGAAGAAGAAATTGCTCATCAATATTATAATGGATATTGTAACAACACATTATGGCCACTGTTTCACTATCTTGGGCTTCCGCAAGAAGACCACCTTGCAACTACTCGAAACTTTAAATCTCAGTTCGAAGCTTATACGAAAGCGAACCAGTGTTTTGCCGATGTGGTTAGCAAGCATTATGAGGAAGGGGATGCGGTTTGGTGCCATGATTACCACCTAATGTTTCTTCCAAAATACCTAAAAGAACGGAACAGTGACATGAAAGTTGGTTGGTTTCTGCATACCCCGTTTCCTTCTTCCGAAATCCATCGGATGCTGCCATCTCGGTCAGAGCTGCTGAAGTCTGTTCTTTCTGCTGATTTAGTAGG TTTCCACACATATGACTATGCAAGGCATTTTGTCAGTGCTTGCACTCGTATTCTCGGGCTGGAGGGCACACCTGAAGGAGTAGAGGATCAAGGAAAGTTGACTCGTGTAGCAGTA TTTCCAGTAGGGATTGATCCTGATCGATTCATTCAAGCTCTTGAACTACCTCAAGTAAAAGATATCGTGAAAGAACTGAAACAGAGGTTTGCAGGTTATAAG GTATTGTTGGGCGTTGATCGGCTTGATATGATCAAGGGAATACCGCAGAAGATTTTGGCATTTGAAAAGTTTCTCGAGGAAAATCCCGATTGGCGTCATAAGGTGGTTCTCCTGCAAATTGCTGTCCCTACCAGGACACATGTTCTCAAGT ATAAACAGCTTACAAGCCAAGTCCATGAGATTGTTGGCCGCATTAATGGAAGATTCGGATCgttttcttctgtaccaatacaTCATCTG GATTGCACCCTTGATTTTCACACATTATGCGCGATATATGCTATAACCG ATGTAGCTCTTGTGACATCTTTGAGGGATGGAATGAACCTCGTCAGCTATGAGTTTGTTGCCTGCCAAGCAGCCAACAAAGGGGTCCTTATACTAAGTGAG TTTGCTGGAGCTGCTCAGTCTCTTGGTGCCGGAGCCATTCTGGTTAATCCATGGAATGTCGCCGAAGTTGCTTCTTCCATTGGTTATGCTTTGAATATGTCGGCTGATGAAAGAGAAAAACGACACCACCATAACTTCTTGCATGTGACTACACACACATCTCAAGGATGGGCCGAAACGTTTGTAAG TGAACTTAATGAAACCATTGTTGAAGCTCAATTGAGGTCAAGACAAATTCCACCACCACTCCCGATTGAAGCTGCGGTTGATCGTTATGCATGTTCGAATAACCGATTACTCATACTG GGATTCGATGCAACTTTAACTGAACCACTGGATGCCCTTTGGAGGAAGGGCAATCAAATTAAAGAATTGAAGCACAAGATACGTTCAGATTTACGGGAACCTTTGAGAAAGCTTTGTGATGATCCGAAGACAACAGTTCTTGTCCTCAGTGGAAGCAATAGGAATGCCCTGGATAAT AACTTTGGTGATTTTAACCTGTGGTTGGCGGCCGAAAATGGGATATTTTTACGAGCTACAATGGGAGAATGGATGATGACTATGCCTGAAAATACAAGCATGGACTGGGTGGATAGTGTCAAG CATGTATTCGAATATTTTACCCAAAGAACTCCTCGATCTCATTTCGAGCTCCGGGAAACTTCGCTCATATGGGATTATAGATATTCAG ATGCCGAGTTTGGAAGACTTCAAGCGAGAGATCTATTGATGCATCTTTGGACTGGTCCGATCTCTAACTTATCTCTCGATGTTGTCCAAGGTAGTCAGTCCATTGAGGTTAGATCCGTCGGTGTGACGAAG GGTGCCGCAATCGATCGAATCCTCGGAGAAATAGTTCATAACAAAGGCATGAAGGAACCCATCGATTATGTCCTATGTATGGGGCACTTTCTCGCTAAG GATGAAGACATTTATTCGTATTTTGAGCTGATGCTTCCTTCAGAAACCCCGACTTCATCATCATCCCAAGTACCAACCCCATTCGGGACACCCACCGCCGGATCGAGTGCAGCTCCCCTTAAGAAACAACATTCGCTGTCACCAGGGAAGAAGAGCTCTTTCATAGGCGACAGTATGTTGGATCCGATGATGGGAGCCGATCGAATGTCGTTGCTAGAGGGTTCTTCGCTGATCAATCTTCAGgctgagaattatttttcttgctCTGTTGCGAGGAAAAGGTCGAAGTCACGCTATCTCCTTCGATCATCCGATGAAGTTTTGGAACTCTTGAGAGGGATGGCAAATCATTGTTGA
- the LOC107891734 gene encoding alpha,alpha-trehalose-phosphate synthase [UDP-forming] 1 isoform X1 has product MPGNKYSSSNLPGTPRTRLERLLRERELKRFSRDFNEGEGELSSAQDSFSPESSTSWLNDEESLQPLSGARTSHDGGARQDFQASKQRLLVVANRLPVSAVKHGDSWQLEMSAGGLVSALLGVTEFDTRWIGWAGINVPDESGQKTLTEALAAKNCIPVFIEEEIAHQYYNGYCNNTLWPLFHYLGLPQEDHLATTRNFKSQFEAYTKANQCFADVVSKHYEEGDAVWCHDYHLMFLPKYLKERNSDMKVGWFLHTPFPSSEIHRMLPSRSELLKSVLSADLVGFHTYDYARHFVSACTRILGLEGTPEGVEDQGKLTRVAVFPVGIDPDRFIQALELPQVKDIVKELKQRFAGYKVLLGVDRLDMIKGIPQKILAFEKFLEENPDWRHKVVLLQIAVPTRTHVLKYKQLTSQVHEIVGRINGRFGSFSSVPIHHLDCTLDFHTLCAIYAITDVALVTSLRDGMNLVSYEFVACQAANKGVLILSEFAGAAQSLGAGAILVNPWNVAEVASSIGYALNMSADEREKRHHHNFLHVTTHTSQGWAETFVSELNETIVEAQLRSRQIPPPLPIEAAVDRYACSNNRLLILGFDATLTEPLDALWRKGNQIKELKHKIRSDLREPLRKLCDDPKTTVLVLSGSNRNALDNNFGDFNLWLAAENGIFLRATMGEWMMTMPENTSMDWVDSVKHVFEYFTQRTPRSHFELRETSLIWDYRYSDAEFGRLQARDLLMHLWTGPISNLSLDVVQGSQSIEVRSVGVTKGAAIDRILGEIVHNKGMKEPIDYVLCMGHFLAKDEDIYSYFELMLPSETPTSSSSQVPTPFGTPTAGSSAAPLKKQHSLSPGKKSSFIGDSMLDPMMGADRMSLLEGSSLINLQAENYFSCSVARKRSKSRYLLRSSDEVLELLRGMANHC; this is encoded by the exons ATGCCAGGGAACAAATATAGCTCTAGTAATCTCCCTGGTACACCAAGAACAAGATTGGAAAGGCTTCTTAGAGAAAGGGAGTTAAAGAGATTCAGCAGGGATTTTAATGAAGGGGAAGGTGAGTTATCATCAGCCCAAGATTCTTTTTCACCTGAGTCTTCAACTTCTTGGTTAAATGATGAAGAATCTTTACAACCCCTTTCAGGTGCAAGGACTTCACATGATGGAGGTGCAAGGCAAGATTTTCAGGCTTCCAAACAACGTTTGTTGGTGGTTGCTAATAGGCTGCCAGTTTCGGCAGTTAAGCATGGGGATTCTTGGCAACTTGAGATGAGTGCTGGAGGCTTAGTTAGTGCACTTCTTG GTGTGACGGAATTTGACACCAGATGGATTGGTTGGGCTGGCATAAATGTCCCTGATGAAAGTGGACAAAAGACATTAACTGAAGCTTTAGCTGCAAAG AACTGCATACCGGTGTTTATTGAAGAAGAAATTGCTCATCAATATTATAATGGATATTGTAACAACACATTATGGCCACTGTTTCACTATCTTGGGCTTCCGCAAGAAGACCACCTTGCAACTACTCGAAACTTTAAATCTCAGTTCGAAGCTTATACGAAAGCGAACCAGTGTTTTGCCGATGTGGTTAGCAAGCATTATGAGGAAGGGGATGCGGTTTGGTGCCATGATTACCACCTAATGTTTCTTCCAAAATACCTAAAAGAACGGAACAGTGACATGAAAGTTGGTTGGTTTCTGCATACCCCGTTTCCTTCTTCCGAAATCCATCGGATGCTGCCATCTCGGTCAGAGCTGCTGAAGTCTGTTCTTTCTGCTGATTTAGTAGG TTTCCACACATATGACTATGCAAGGCATTTTGTCAGTGCTTGCACTCGTATTCTCGGGCTGGAGGGCACACCTGAAGGAGTAGAGGATCAAGGAAAGTTGACTCGTGTAGCAGTA TTTCCAGTAGGGATTGATCCTGATCGATTCATTCAAGCTCTTGAACTACCTCAAGTAAAAGATATCGTGAAAGAACTGAAACAGAGGTTTGCAGGTTATAAG GTATTGTTGGGCGTTGATCGGCTTGATATGATCAAGGGAATACCGCAGAAGATTTTGGCATTTGAAAAGTTTCTCGAGGAAAATCCCGATTGGCGTCATAAGGTGGTTCTCCTGCAAATTGCTGTCCCTACCAGGACACATGTTCTCAAGT ATAAACAGCTTACAAGCCAAGTCCATGAGATTGTTGGCCGCATTAATGGAAGATTCGGATCgttttcttctgtaccaatacaTCATCTG GATTGCACCCTTGATTTTCACACATTATGCGCGATATATGCTATAACCG ATGTAGCTCTTGTGACATCTTTGAGGGATGGAATGAACCTCGTCAGCTATGAGTTTGTTGCCTGCCAAGCAGCCAACAAAGGGGTCCTTATACTAAGTGAG TTTGCTGGAGCTGCTCAGTCTCTTGGTGCCGGAGCCATTCTGGTTAATCCATGGAATGTCGCCGAAGTTGCTTCTTCCATTGGTTATGCTTTGAATATGTCGGCTGATGAAAGAGAAAAACGACACCACCATAACTTCTTGCATGTGACTACACACACATCTCAAGGATGGGCCGAAACGTTTGTAAG TGAACTTAATGAAACCATTGTTGAAGCTCAATTGAGGTCAAGACAAATTCCACCACCACTCCCGATTGAAGCTGCGGTTGATCGTTATGCATGTTCGAATAACCGATTACTCATACTG GGATTCGATGCAACTTTAACTGAACCACTGGATGCCCTTTGGAGGAAGGGCAATCAAATTAAAGAATTGAAGCACAAGATACGTTCAGATTTACGGGAACCTTTGAGAAAGCTTTGTGATGATCCGAAGACAACAGTTCTTGTCCTCAGTGGAAGCAATAGGAATGCCCTGGATAAT AACTTTGGTGATTTTAACCTGTGGTTGGCGGCCGAAAATGGGATATTTTTACGAGCTACAATGGGAGAATGGATGATGACTATGCCTGAAAATACAAGCATGGACTGGGTGGATAGTGTCAAG CATGTATTCGAATATTTTACCCAAAGAACTCCTCGATCTCATTTCGAGCTCCGGGAAACTTCGCTCATATGGGATTATAGATATTCAG ATGCCGAGTTTGGAAGACTTCAAGCGAGAGATCTATTGATGCATCTTTGGACTGGTCCGATCTCTAACTTATCTCTCGATGTTGTCCAAGGTAGTCAGTCCATTGAGGTTAGATCCGTCGGTGTGACGAAG GGTGCCGCAATCGATCGAATCCTCGGAGAAATAGTTCATAACAAAGGCATGAAGGAACCCATCGATTATGTCCTATGTATGGGGCACTTTCTCGCTAAG GATGAAGACATTTATTCGTATTTTGAGCTGATGCTTCCTTCAGAAACCCCGACTTCATCATCATCCCAAGTACCAACCCCATTCGGGACACCCACCGCCGGATCGAGTGCAGCTCCCCTTAAGAAACAACATTCGCTGTCACCAGGGAAGAAGAGCTCTTTCATAGGCGACAGTATGTTGGATCCGATGATGGGAGCCGATCGAATGTCGTTGCTAGAGGGTTCTTCGCTGATCAATCTTCAGgctgagaattatttttcttgctCTGTTGCGAGGAAAAGGTCGAAGTCACGCTATCTCCTTCGATCATCCGATGAAGTTTTGGAACTCTTGAGAGGGATGGCAAATCATTGTTGA
- the LOC107892595 gene encoding uncharacterized protein, producing MAVVNSIRLLDEQFSEARIVEKVLFTLPERYEAKISSLEDSSDLASISLTELINSFYAQEQRRASRVEEYQEGAFQANKRGHVERVCKNKGKPRQIQSQQKNVEARVAEESSDHEEQVFVVSCSANQKKGSKGWLLDSGCNSHMSPDTTIFKTLDRSCKTKVKVGNGQFIKAEGKGDVLICTSTSAKVISNVLLVPKIDRNLLIIAQLFEKGYSVVFKGKECQIADPSGSSLMTVTMKDKCFEVHWPSDSKSAYTASTDDSKLRHQRLGHANFRLMA from the exons ATGGCAGTGGTCAATAGCATAAGGCTCCTTGATGAGCAGTTCAGTGAAGCAAGGATAGTGGAGAAAGTCCTCTTTACCTTAcctgagaggtatgaggcaaaaatatcCTCCTTAGAGGATTCAAGTGACCTAGCTAGCATCTCTCTAACTGAGCTAATTAACTCCTTCTATGCTCAGGAGCAAAGGAGAGCTAGCAGGGTCGAAGAGTACCAAGAAGGTGCTTTTCAAGCCAAT AAAAGAGGGCATGTTGAAAGGGTTTGCAAAAACAAGGGCAAGCCTAGGCAGATTCAATCACAACAAAAGAATGTTGAAGCTCGTGTTGCTGAAGAAAGTAGTGATCATGAAGAGCAGGTCTTTGTTGTGTCTTGCTCTGCTAATCAAAAGAAGGGATCAAAAGGTTGGCTGTTGGACAGTGGTTGCAATAGTCACATGTCACCAGATACAACCATTTTCAAAACTTTGGATAGAAGCTGCAAAACCAAAGTAAAGGTTGGCAATGGTCAGTTCATAAAGGCTGAAGGAAAGGGGGATGTGTTAATATGCACTTCCACAAGTGCCAAAGTTATCTCGAATGTACTATTGGTGCCAAagattgacagaaaccttctcaTCATTGCTCAACTGTTTGAGAAAGGTTATTCAGTTGTATTCAAGGGCAAAGAGTGTCAGATtgctgatccaagtggatcaagcctcATGACAGTCACTATGAAAGATAAATGCTTTGAAGTTCATTGGCCAAGTGACTCGAAGTCAGCCTATACAGCCTCTACTGATGATTCCAAGCTTAGGCACCAAAGGCTTGGACATGCTAACTTTAGATTGATGGCTTAG